A segment of the Chitinophagaceae bacterium genome:
GGGGAAACATGCAAATGCTTCGGAAGTCTTTAAGGTTGATCAGCAGATGATTCGTTTATATGGAGTTAAGGCAGGTTACCTGATGAGTGAGCAATCGTTTCAGACTTTTCAGTTAACTCTTGAGTTTAGATGGAATACTGATTCAACATTTACCAGGAAATCGAACAGTAAAAATAGCGGTGTCATGTACCTGGTTCCTTCAACTACTTCTGATACATTATGGCCAAAGGGTATTCAGTTTCAGATCAAAGAAGGAGCTACCGGAGATTTTGTTTTGCTGCAGGATGTTACTCTGCAAATCAATGGAAAAACAACCGTGCCGGGCAGAAGTGTGGTAGCGGCCCGTTTTGAAGATGCAGCAAAACCTGTTGGTGAATGGAATACGATTATTATTACATCAGTAAATGGCAGAGTGAAACAGGAACTGAATGGAAAATTAGTGAATGAAGGAACTGAAGCTTCTGTTTCAGAAGGACGGATCTTATTGCAGTATGAAGGCTATCCAATAGATTTCAGAAAAGTTGTGATTAAGAAATTATAAGTGATTTATCTGTATCAGTAAGGTTTCTGAGGATCACCTGATGCTGTTTAATTCTAATAATTAAAATTCAAACCCGCAAAAGTGACGTAAACATCCGGGATGTACTGTAAATGCAAAATGATTGTCTTTTCTTTGCATCATCTTTTTAAGTTTTTCGGTCAATGCGTGAACTTTCAATCATTGCTTATTTTTTCATTTTCTTACAGGGATCAATGATCCCGGTTCCTTTTGCGCTTTTATTAGTTGCAGGGTTACGGAGTATTGAGCCCTTAACCGGTGTGTTTATTGTAATGGCAGATATTGCCCTGCTTACGCTGCTGTTTATAGCAGTGTTCAAAAGATCAAAAACAAGGCTCATTATTGAAGCTGCTGCCTTTTTGATTTTATTACTGCCGCTGCTGCGAATCATTTATTCATTCCCTTTAAGCATGTTTAATAACGTTTGGTTTTTGTTTCCGTTTGCATGTTTTGTTATTCTTTATCCATGGTCGGTGGTAAGGTCGTACAGGAAATACAAAAGCAGGATTGCTGAAGAAAATCTTCGGAAAGAAAGCCAGGCAGATGAATAATTTTTTTACAGGAGCCTATACCAAACAATCAATTGTTAATTGCTGTTGATCATTGCTCAGTATAACGGGCCAGGCTTATATTTACGGTAAATCAATAACAAACAAAATTGGTTAATTGGCAGCTATGCAGGCAACAGCAAGAAATAGCGGCTCACTGTCAGTTGTTATCAACAAGGCAAAAAATGTGTTCAATGAGGTGCAAAATTTCTTTGATTCTTTTCTTCTTTATTTCTTTGCTGCATCAGGAACTGTACGGACAGGATTCTTCTGTTTTGGTTACCTGCGAAAGAGTGAATGAGTCTGACACGCTATGGCTCACGGCCATTTTAAAGCA
Coding sequences within it:
- a CDS encoding DUF1080 domain-containing protein, with protein sequence MNYIYRLFVFIFLICPFLTKAQSTGKLFNGKNLNGWYAYEPGSGKHANASEVFKVDQQMIRLYGVKAGYLMSEQSFQTFQLTLEFRWNTDSTFTRKSNSKNSGVMYLVPSTTSDTLWPKGIQFQIKEGATGDFVLLQDVTLQINGKTTVPGRSVVAARFEDAAKPVGEWNTIIITSVNGRVKQELNGKLVNEGTEASVSEGRILLQYEGYPIDFRKVVIKKL